A region from the Canis aureus isolate CA01 chromosome 10, VMU_Caureus_v.1.0, whole genome shotgun sequence genome encodes:
- the IFNE gene encoding interferon epsilon, whose amino-acid sequence MINKHCFEIVLVLLASSTIFSLELKLAFFQQRVNRESLKLLNRFQKSSIQQCLAHRKNFLLPQQSVNRHQYQKGQALAILHEMLQQIFNLFRANISLEGWEERHMENFLTELHQQLEYLEVLMSLEAEQNSGILRSDNPRLQIKRYFQRIHNYLENQEHSSCAWTIIRGEINRCLFFAFQLIRNLSK is encoded by the coding sequence ATGATTAACAAGCATTGCTTTGAAATTGTGTTGGTGCTGTTGGCTTCTTCTACTATCTTCTCCCTAGAATTGAAACTGGCTTTCTTCCAACAAAGAGTAAACAGAGAGAGTTTAAAACTCTTGAATAGATTTCAAAAATCATCCATTCAGCAGTGTCTAGCACACAGGAAAAACTTCCTGCTTCCCCAGCAGTCTGTGAATCGTCACCAGTACCAGAAAGGACAAGCACTGGCCATTCTTCATGAGATGCTTCAGCAGATCTTCAACCTCTTCAGGGCAAATATTTCTCTGGAGGGTTGGGAGGAAAGACACATGGAGAATTTCCTCACTGAACTTCATCAACAGCTGGAATACCTAGAAGTGCTGATGAGCCTGGAAGCAGAGCAGAACAGTGGCATCCTGAGAAGTGACAACCCTAGATTACAGATTAAAAGGTACTTCCAAAGGATCCATAATTACCTGGAAAACCAGGAGCACAGCAGCTGTGCCTGGACGATTATTCGAGGAGAAATCAACCGATGTCTGTTCTTTGCATTCCAACTGATAAGAAATCTAAGCAAATAA